The genomic stretch ACTCATTTGCAGCTCCCTTCACTATGCAGTAATCATCTTGAATACTTTCACGCGATGAGCTGAACACAATCTTGCCACCATCAATAATTGTTACAAAATCGGCAACATTTTCAATGTCAGACACTATATGTGTTGAGTAAAAGACAGCTTTTTCTTCTGATTGAACAAACTCCTGCAAAATCTCAACAAACTGGTTTCTTGCAACAGGGTCAAGCCCTGATGTTGGCTCATCTAAAATCAAAAGGTCTGGCCTGTAGGATAGAGCCAAGGCAATTGAAAACTTCATCACTGTTCCTTTTGACAGCTGGAAAATCTTTTTGTTCTGGTCAATTTCAAAAAGGTCGCAAAGTTTTTTGTAAAGCTTATCATCCCATGTTTTATAAAATGCTTTCATTATCTCTTTTACCTCTTTCGGTTTCAGATACCCTGGCACAATTGGATTTTCCAGAACAATTCCAAGCCTTTGTTTGATTTGTACCTCATCACAGTTAAAAGGCTTTTCAAAGATTAAAACCTCCCCACTTTCTTTTTTGACAAGGTCAAGAATACACTTTATTAAAGTTGTCTTACCAGCGCCGTTTCTTCCCAAGAGTGCCATTATGTAGCCACTTTCTAAAACAAGCTCTTTAACTTCAAGCTTAAAGTTTTTGTATGTCTTTGTTAGATTTCTGACACAAAGAGCAATCATATTAGCCTTCATCTCCTTTATAAAGTTTTTCAATCATATCAATCAATTTTTTTAGTTCAATTCTCAAAAGCTTTGCTTTCCTGACAACTTTTTGCAAGTCCTCTTCAATCTCTTTTGTGCCTATGTTAGAAATTTTTTCTCTATCAATCTCAGCAACAAATGTTCCTCTTGACGGCACTGTAACAATAAAACCTTCTTTTTCAAGCTCATCATATG from Caldicellulosiruptor kronotskyensis 2002 encodes the following:
- a CDS encoding GntR family transcriptional regulator, which gives rise to MLKLVISQTSNKPIYEQIKDQIKKQIIEGSLKAGEALPSIRVLAKELNVSVITTKRAYDELEKEGFIVTVPSRGTFVAEIDREKISNIGTKEIEEDLQKVVRKAKLLRIELKKLIDMIEKLYKGDEG
- a CDS encoding ABC transporter ATP-binding protein, producing MIALCVRNLTKTYKNFKLEVKELVLESGYIMALLGRNGAGKTTLIKCILDLVKKESGEVLIFEKPFNCDEVQIKQRLGIVLENPIVPGYLKPKEVKEIMKAFYKTWDDKLYKKLCDLFEIDQNKKIFQLSKGTVMKFSIALALSYRPDLLILDEPTSGLDPVARNQFVEILQEFVQSEEKAVFYSTHIVSDIENVADFVTIIDGGKIVFSSSRESIQDDYCIVKGAANEYDKIPKSAVLSLKKSSLSFEALCRKKDFKLFQNEFVVEKPSIEKFYVMLVRRDEEDEVLEVV